In the genome of Taurinivorans muris, one region contains:
- a CDS encoding phage major tail tube protein — translation MNYIPEQTIAFRIYANGSDLLGVASVELPELSNLTETVSGTGVLGEYESPAMGAFSSMSVTLKWISQTEKAFTMLNPFVPLMLECKGSQQRADKNTGAKYTVPVEITVFGTAKKASTGSFETNKKMENETEIEAIRIINTVNGKQKLLLDKTNMIYAVDGIDIMLPVRANLGLAF, via the coding sequence ATGAATTACATTCCAGAACAGACAATCGCATTCCGTATCTATGCCAACGGCTCGGATTTACTCGGCGTTGCAAGCGTGGAGCTGCCGGAGCTTTCCAATCTTACCGAAACCGTTTCAGGTACGGGTGTGCTCGGCGAATACGAAAGTCCCGCCATGGGGGCATTCTCTTCCATGAGCGTAACGCTCAAATGGATCAGTCAAACGGAAAAGGCTTTTACCATGCTCAATCCTTTTGTGCCGCTCATGCTCGAGTGCAAAGGCTCGCAGCAGCGGGCTGACAAAAATACGGGTGCAAAATACACCGTTCCCGTTGAGATAACCGTATTCGGCACAGCCAAGAAAGCAAGCACCGGTTCTTTTGAAACAAACAAGAAAATGGAAAATGAAACGGAAATCGAGGCGATACGCATTATCAATACCGTCAACGGCAAACAGAAACTGCTCCTTGACAAAACCAACATGATTTATGCTGTTGACGGTATTGATATTATGCTTCCCGTCCGGGCAAATCTTGGTTTGGCTTTTTAA